CTGCAGGTCGTGGCCGTTGCGCACGTCGATTACGTGCCAGCCCAGGGCGCCCATTGCGGCGAACGTGCGTTCCATCGAAAAGGCGTCCTTGGTGATGCGGCCGGAGAGTTTCGTGTCATTGTCCGATATCACAAGCACAAAGGGATTCACGCGGCCTTTCTCTGCCAGTCCGGGAATCGCGGCAAACGCCTCTTTGGCTTCGCCCTCCATTGAAGCACCGTCGCTCACGGTACAAATTGTCACCCGATCGCGTCCCGCCACCCTGTCAGCGATGGCCAGCCCCTGCGACTGCGGAAGCGCGGAACCGAGCGGCCCGTTGCTGAGCAGCACGCCCTCGGGATTCAAATGCGACTCACCGTGACCCGTCAACTGGCTCTTGATGCTGCGGAAGGCTTTCAGGTCTTCGAAAGTCAGGCCACCGAATCCGTAATTGGCCCGAAGAGCGTAAATGCCGTTTTCGGTGTGTCCCGCGTCATTCACGAAATTGAACGCTTCATGCCATTCGCGTCCCTGCACCGAAAACATCACGCCATGGATCGCCGCCATGATTTCCGCGAATGCGGCCGGCCCCCCCCAGTGACAGGCCGCGCCGCCGTTCACGGCGTGAACGTCCATCAACGCGACCAGGGCGCGCGTCGCACGAGGGTCGGCGAGGATCACTTCCCTTCCGGCGCCGTTTTTGACTTTGACCGGATATTTCGGAGTGCCACGCGGAGTGGACGCAAGTCGCGGCTTGAGGTTGAGCGGGGTCAGCGGCGGGGCTTCGACCTTTTGGACGACGGACTTATCTTCGGCCATAGAATTAGCGATTCGAGTGCTTCAAACGAGTGACGTGACTTTAGAATTCAACGGAGAGAATGGAAACAAGAATTTGCCGGCGAGCTCGAGCATTTGCGAGGTCACTTCAGACGCGGGCAAAAGGACTCCGATTGCGGCCCCAGATGCCGACACCTTCAGGCGTTGGTAGCCGCCATTTTGTAAGCCGTCCCCAGGGCCAGAATCATTGCTCCAATCGTAAATGCTCCCAATCCACGGAGCGCCAGAAACATTTTAATGCCGCTGTTTTCTTCCAGATCGTCCGCGCCAAGATTCTTGTTGTACTGGGCCTTCGTGGTTTTGCCGTTCGCCAAATCGCGCAACTCGGGCAATTCCTTGTCGTGAAATTCCTGAACGTCCTCAGCGGCGACGTCCCCGGGCTTTATTCGTTCGCCGTCCTCGGCGGATACCTTCACCAAAAACTGCCGGATTTCCTGCTCTGAGCCCGTGGGGACTTCCTTCACGGCTTTCTTCGCATAATCCACCCGCGCTTCATATTCGTGGTTGATGGCTTTCTTGTAAGTCCCGACCACCTGCTCTTTGGCAATCAGGTACTGGGCGGCGAAAATGCCAAGAAAGGCGATTGCCGCAGTAATGGAACCCAGTTCCTTGCTTCCTTCGTCGCGCCCCAGCAGGCGCGCTCCCAAACCAGCCATGAACCCGACCCCTATCGCCAACAGCTTTATGAAGGACCTTGTGCCCCATTCCGTGGCGTAAAAAATCCCAAGCCACATGCCGACGCCAATCAGAGTCCCCAAAGCCGCGCCCAAAATGCCCAAGCCGAACCTCCCTTTGGCAACCGATGGTTGAGCCACCGACCGGGACGCGACTGCGGCCAGTGGCGAGGGCGTTCGCACAGGTTCCTGCAAATTTGAAGACTGAATCGGGGACGACTCGGATGAGGCTGCGTGCGCTGGTCCTTGAGCAGGAATGCTCAACCGGATCCGGGGTCTGTCGGAAGCCGCAGTTTGGACGTCGGCAGCGGCGGATGTCCTCGACTGACCGCTCAAAGCCTGTTGAATGATCGCGTTCGCCGCAGCCGTCCCGTCCGCGCCGCAGGTCGGACAGCCGACGGGGC
Above is a genomic segment from Candidatus Angelobacter sp. containing:
- a CDS encoding thiamine pyrophosphate-dependent enzyme, with amino-acid sequence MAEDKSVVQKVEAPPLTPLNLKPRLASTPRGTPKYPVKVKNGAGREVILADPRATRALVALMDVHAVNGGAACHWGGPAAFAEIMAAIHGVMFSVQGREWHEAFNFVNDAGHTENGIYALRANYGFGGLTFEDLKAFRSIKSQLTGHGESHLNPEGVLLSNGPLGSALPQSQGLAIADRVAGRDRVTICTVSDGASMEGEAKEAFAAIPGLAEKGRVNPFVLVISDNDTKLSGRITKDAFSMERTFAAMGALGWHVIDVRNGHDLQ